The following proteins come from a genomic window of Natrinema saccharevitans:
- a CDS encoding zinc ribbon domain-containing protein: protein MTWFRALLAAGLSILLPGAGHLVIRDWLRAAVFAGLFISASVIFLPIEQLTAAGPMTSVGDVNAYADIMAEETDAMTQFLLSFIGLFAAIDATFRALGFPPGSDTGGDGVTCPECGKEVDEDLEFCHWCTTRLEPVDSEVETNDA, encoded by the coding sequence ATGACATGGTTCCGTGCGCTTCTCGCGGCCGGCCTCTCGATACTCCTGCCGGGTGCGGGCCACCTCGTGATCCGGGATTGGCTTCGCGCCGCCGTCTTCGCCGGCCTCTTCATCTCGGCGAGTGTGATCTTTCTGCCGATCGAACAGCTCACCGCCGCCGGACCGATGACGAGCGTCGGTGACGTCAACGCCTACGCGGACATCATGGCCGAAGAGACCGACGCGATGACCCAGTTCCTGCTCTCGTTTATCGGCCTCTTCGCCGCGATCGACGCGACCTTCCGCGCGCTCGGGTTCCCGCCGGGCAGTGATACCGGCGGGGACGGCGTCACCTGTCCCGAATGCGGGAAGGAGGTCGACGAAGATCTCGAGTTCTGTCACTGGTGTACGACCCGGCTCGAGCCGGTCGATTCCGAGGTCGAAACGAACGACGCCTGA
- a CDS encoding transcription initiation factor IIB, translating to MTNAPSNTRVRRSEPETNETETETEEEDLVCPECAGNLVVDDEHGETVCEDCGLVVEEDSVDRGPEWRAFDAAEKNEKSRVGAPTTNTMHDKGLSTNIDWRNKDAYGNSLGSRQREKMQRLRKWNERFRTRDSKERNLKQALGEIDRMASALGLPTNVRETASVIYRRALDEDLLPGRSIEGVSTACVYAAARQAGVPRSLDEIADVSRVEKNEIARTYRYVVRELGLEVQPADPESYVPRFASGLELSDEAEHRARSLLQNAKEKGVHSGKSPVGLAAAAVYAAALLTNEKTTQAAVSDVADISEVTIRNRYHELLEAEETIGLA from the coding sequence ATGACTAACGCACCATCGAACACGAGAGTACGACGTAGCGAACCCGAAACGAACGAAACGGAAACCGAAACGGAAGAAGAGGATCTCGTCTGTCCGGAGTGTGCGGGCAATCTCGTCGTCGACGACGAACACGGCGAAACGGTCTGTGAGGATTGTGGCCTGGTCGTCGAAGAGGACTCCGTCGACCGCGGTCCCGAGTGGCGTGCCTTCGACGCCGCCGAGAAGAACGAGAAGTCCCGCGTGGGCGCGCCCACGACGAACACGATGCACGACAAGGGGCTCTCGACGAACATCGACTGGCGCAACAAAGACGCCTACGGTAACTCCCTGGGCTCGCGCCAGCGCGAGAAGATGCAGCGCCTGCGCAAGTGGAACGAACGGTTCCGCACCCGCGACTCCAAGGAACGGAATCTGAAACAGGCACTGGGCGAGATCGACCGGATGGCCTCCGCGCTCGGCCTCCCGACGAACGTTCGCGAGACCGCCAGCGTCATCTACCGGCGCGCGCTCGACGAGGATCTGCTTCCCGGTCGCTCGATAGAGGGCGTCTCGACGGCCTGCGTCTACGCCGCCGCGCGACAGGCCGGCGTCCCCCGAAGCCTCGACGAGATCGCGGACGTCTCCCGCGTCGAGAAAAACGAGATCGCGCGCACCTACCGCTACGTGGTTCGTGAACTCGGCCTCGAGGTCCAGCCCGCCGACCCCGAGAGCTACGTGCCTCGCTTCGCCTCCGGACTCGAACTCTCCGACGAGGCCGAACACCGCGCGCGGAGCCTGCTCCAGAACGCCAAGGAGAAGGGCGTCCACAGCGGCAAGTCGCCGGTCGGCCTCGCCGCGGCAGCGGTCTACGCCGCCGCATTGCTGACCAACGAGAAGACCACGCAGGCCGCCGTGAGCGACGTCGCCGACATCTCGGAGGTCACGATTCGAAACCGCTACCACGAACTCCTCGAGGCCGAGGAGACCATCGGGCTGGCGTAA
- a CDS encoding DUF7123 family protein has product MAPDLTSKQQRILEYLRNNAATKTYFKSRLIGQELGMTAKEVGSNITALQEGDYDVDIEKWGYSSSTTWKVDI; this is encoded by the coding sequence ATGGCCCCCGACCTCACGAGCAAACAGCAGCGGATCCTGGAGTACCTTCGGAACAACGCGGCGACGAAGACTTACTTCAAATCCCGTCTGATCGGCCAGGAACTCGGCATGACGGCCAAGGAGGTCGGCTCGAACATTACAGCGCTCCAGGAGGGCGACTACGACGTCGACATCGAGAAGTGGGGGTACTCCTCGAGTACTACCTGGAAGGTCGACATCTGA
- a CDS encoding HAD family hydrolase produces the protein MAAYDAICFDLDHTLCASTQDAEALLESACRRAGCEPFCTPADLRAAVPALPTAETDREFYDNLFTEVATRAGVETDLATRLAAEYLEARDPTAVEFRPGAEAALERARERGRVGLITNGGRGTQTRKLRALGIADAFDVRVFTEPSAGVPPKPDAAPFERALAELEVGPDAAIHVGDSLHADIAGANAMGLDSAWLATDGDGPRDHEPTYELASLEAFETIV, from the coding sequence ATGGCCGCCTACGACGCGATCTGTTTCGATCTCGATCACACCCTCTGTGCCTCGACGCAGGACGCCGAGGCCCTGCTCGAGTCGGCCTGCCGGCGGGCCGGCTGCGAGCCGTTCTGTACGCCCGCGGACCTGCGCGCCGCGGTCCCGGCCCTGCCGACCGCCGAGACCGACCGGGAGTTCTACGACAACCTCTTTACCGAAGTGGCGACGCGGGCCGGCGTCGAGACCGACCTCGCCACGCGACTCGCCGCCGAGTACCTCGAGGCACGGGATCCGACCGCCGTCGAGTTCCGCCCGGGTGCGGAGGCGGCCCTCGAACGCGCTCGCGAGCGAGGGCGAGTCGGACTCATCACGAACGGCGGCCGGGGGACACAGACACGGAAGTTGCGGGCGCTGGGCATCGCGGACGCGTTCGACGTCCGGGTCTTCACGGAGCCAAGCGCCGGCGTTCCGCCGAAACCCGACGCGGCTCCCTTCGAACGCGCGCTGGCCGAACTCGAGGTCGGGCCGGACGCGGCGATCCACGTCGGCGACTCCCTACACGCCGATATCGCCGGGGCCAACGCGATGGGACTTGACTCGGCGTGGCTGGCGACCGACGGCGACGGCCCCCGCGACCACGAGCCGACCTACGAACTCGCGTCGCTCGAGGCCTTCGAAACGATCGTCTGA
- a CDS encoding HAD family hydrolase, whose product MTTTVLFDMDGIVLEGPRTDPQVYADAADAALSDLEVDPSPTRRRDFRRHDADRIRAHCEALGVDPDRFWELKERYASRGTHDRLRAGERGIYDDVATIRDLADRTAVGLATNNRHETAEFVADYVGIDFDVVRGRDPTFEGYERRKPEPDYIEDALAALGVGEGVYVGDSRKDVTAGRAAGLETVYVRRDHNRDRERPPNATVELEGLTGLPAALESL is encoded by the coding sequence ATGACGACGACGGTGCTGTTCGACATGGACGGGATCGTTCTCGAGGGACCGCGCACCGACCCACAGGTGTACGCCGACGCCGCCGACGCGGCGCTTTCCGACCTCGAGGTCGACCCGTCGCCGACACGGCGGCGGGATTTCAGGCGACACGACGCCGACCGAATCAGAGCGCACTGCGAGGCGTTGGGGGTCGACCCCGACCGCTTCTGGGAACTGAAAGAGCGCTACGCCTCGCGAGGGACCCACGACCGACTCCGCGCCGGCGAACGGGGGATCTACGACGACGTCGCAACGATCCGCGACCTCGCCGACCGGACGGCGGTGGGGCTCGCGACCAACAACCGCCACGAAACCGCCGAGTTCGTCGCCGACTACGTCGGGATCGACTTCGACGTCGTCCGGGGGCGAGATCCCACCTTCGAGGGCTACGAGCGGCGCAAACCCGAGCCCGACTACATCGAGGACGCGCTGGCCGCCCTCGGCGTCGGCGAGGGCGTCTACGTCGGCGACTCCCGAAAAGACGTCACCGCGGGACGGGCGGCCGGCCTCGAGACGGTCTACGTGCGACGCGATCACAACCGCGATCGCGAACGGCCGCCGAACGCGACCGTCGAACTCGAGGGGCTGACGGGACTCCCGGCGGCGCTCGAGTCGCTGTAA
- a CDS encoding phosphorylase family protein: protein MSDRDLPTPRDPDPDAPVRPAALVLPAVADPPLTERRPWLERAEITDAVAVPGTDTPLYVAEDGVAVTTTGIGKSDAATTVTALLAAPSVDLSSAYVVSTGIAGGPPARTALGSAVVADAIVDWDRKHRWDRGDGDATPAADEPADRLDLLAYRPRDYVHRLEPRLVERARSAAATVDLREADDVRAYQRRYSDAPNAGPTVETGTSVCGDEFWHGRERAREVAWLCEQYGVAPYLATQMEDAATATALERFDRFERYLSVRAVANYDRPAPDQSAAESFDGSDASLELAIDNAARAAGAVVDDLVAADPLGLDG from the coding sequence ATGAGCGACCGCGATCTCCCGACGCCCCGCGATCCCGATCCCGACGCGCCCGTCCGGCCGGCCGCGCTCGTGCTGCCGGCCGTCGCCGACCCGCCGCTTACCGAACGCCGCCCGTGGCTCGAGCGCGCCGAGATCACCGACGCCGTCGCGGTCCCCGGGACGGACACGCCGCTGTACGTGGCCGAGGACGGCGTCGCCGTCACGACGACCGGGATCGGCAAGAGCGACGCCGCGACGACCGTCACCGCCCTGCTGGCGGCCCCCAGCGTCGACCTCTCGTCGGCGTACGTCGTCTCGACGGGAATCGCCGGCGGGCCGCCCGCTCGGACCGCGCTCGGCTCGGCCGTCGTCGCCGACGCGATCGTCGACTGGGACCGGAAACACCGCTGGGACCGCGGCGACGGCGACGCGACTCCAGCGGCCGACGAGCCGGCAGACCGGCTCGACCTCCTCGCGTACCGGCCCCGCGACTACGTCCACCGCCTCGAGCCTCGCCTCGTCGAGCGCGCGCGATCGGCCGCCGCGACCGTCGATCTGCGCGAAGCCGACGACGTCCGGGCCTACCAGCGGCGGTATTCCGACGCGCCGAATGCGGGCCCGACCGTCGAGACGGGGACCAGCGTCTGCGGCGACGAGTTCTGGCACGGTCGCGAGCGCGCACGCGAGGTCGCGTGGCTCTGCGAGCAGTACGGCGTCGCCCCCTACCTCGCGACCCAGATGGAGGACGCGGCGACGGCGACCGCCCTCGAGCGGTTCGACCGGTTCGAGCGCTACCTGAGCGTCCGGGCGGTGGCCAACTACGACCGGCCGGCACCCGATCAGTCGGCCGCGGAGAGCTTCGACGGTAGCGACGCGAGCCTCGAGCTGGCGATCGACAACGCCGCCCGGGCCGCCGGTGCGGTCGTCGACGACCTCGTCGCCGCGGACCCGCTCGGACTCGACGGCTGA
- a CDS encoding 3-dehydroquinate synthase II has protein sequence MTRAVWVKADDTVGDWDDRRARITAALEAGADWVLVDEDDVERVRELGEINVAAFRTDGDVTLVDDIDDAEADDGDEDGSPAPQADAIVVGKDGEGDATIDLPEDFSGSADLSTLRRDGDFQRGAYVRILGTEYERFAETAAEEADHTIVVGEDWTIIPLENLIARIGEETNLIAGVTSAEEAKTAFETLEIGSDAVLLDSDDPDEIRETVEIRDEAARESLDLTHAEVLEVERAGSADRVCIDTGSLLEHDEGMLVGSMSRGLVFVHAETAESPYVASRPFRVNAGAVHAYVRTPDGGTKYLSELQSGDEVQVVDTDGNTREAIVGRVKIEQRPMFRIALETDDGDRVETLLQNAETIKVAADEGRKAVTDLEAGDEILLYYEDTARHFGEAVEESIIEK, from the coding sequence ATGACGCGAGCTGTCTGGGTGAAAGCCGACGACACCGTCGGCGACTGGGACGACCGCCGGGCGCGGATCACCGCCGCGCTCGAGGCGGGTGCAGACTGGGTACTGGTCGACGAGGACGACGTGGAGCGCGTCCGCGAACTCGGCGAGATCAACGTCGCGGCGTTTCGGACCGACGGGGACGTGACCCTGGTCGACGACATCGACGACGCCGAAGCCGACGACGGCGACGAAGACGGCTCGCCCGCACCGCAGGCGGACGCGATCGTCGTGGGTAAAGACGGCGAGGGCGACGCGACCATCGACCTGCCCGAGGACTTTTCGGGCTCGGCCGACCTCTCGACGCTGCGCCGGGACGGCGACTTCCAGCGGGGCGCGTACGTCCGTATCCTCGGCACGGAGTACGAACGGTTCGCCGAGACCGCCGCCGAGGAGGCCGACCACACCATCGTCGTCGGCGAGGACTGGACGATCATCCCCCTCGAGAACCTGATCGCCCGGATCGGCGAGGAGACGAACCTGATCGCGGGCGTCACGAGCGCCGAGGAGGCCAAGACGGCATTCGAGACGCTCGAGATCGGCTCCGACGCCGTCCTGCTGGATTCGGACGATCCCGACGAGATCCGCGAGACCGTCGAGATCCGCGACGAGGCCGCACGCGAAAGTCTCGACCTGACCCACGCCGAGGTCCTCGAGGTCGAACGCGCCGGCAGCGCGGACCGGGTCTGTATCGACACCGGCAGCCTGCTCGAACACGACGAGGGGATGCTCGTCGGCTCGATGAGCCGCGGGCTGGTCTTCGTCCACGCCGAGACGGCCGAATCGCCTTACGTCGCCTCGCGGCCGTTCCGGGTCAACGCCGGGGCGGTCCACGCCTACGTGCGCACGCCCGACGGCGGGACGAAGTACCTCTCGGAACTGCAAAGCGGCGACGAGGTCCAGGTCGTCGACACCGACGGCAACACCCGCGAGGCCATCGTCGGCCGGGTCAAAATCGAACAGCGACCGATGTTCCGGATCGCCCTCGAGACCGACGACGGTGACCGCGTCGAGACCCTGCTCCAGAACGCCGAGACGATCAAGGTCGCCGCCGACGAAGGTCGCAAGGCAGTGACCGACCTCGAGGCCGGCGACGAGATCCTGCTGTACTACGAGGACACGGCCCGACACTTCGGCGAAGCCGTCGAGGAGAGCATCATCGAGAAGTAG
- a CDS encoding SprT family zinc-dependent metalloprotease, with the protein MTDDADLSLADEILARARIHAREVVAEYDLPVALEALEWAISTRARRRAGACRWDAETETATIVLARRAYEAYDWPAFAGIVRHELVHAWEFQRFGESGHGPRFRERAAALEAPRHCEEFADPRYILRCLEPGCDWRAKRHRASKPVKSPGGYRCGACGGSYEVEHVDSGRTWTTAGGYGGAKAALGDDW; encoded by the coding sequence GTGACGGACGACGCGGACCTCTCCCTCGCGGACGAGATCCTCGCCCGGGCGCGGATTCACGCCCGCGAGGTCGTCGCCGAGTACGACCTGCCGGTCGCGCTCGAGGCCCTCGAGTGGGCGATCTCGACGCGGGCCAGACGGCGGGCGGGCGCGTGTCGGTGGGACGCCGAGACGGAGACGGCGACGATCGTGCTGGCGCGGCGGGCCTACGAGGCGTACGACTGGCCCGCCTTCGCTGGGATCGTCAGGCACGAGCTCGTCCACGCCTGGGAGTTCCAGCGGTTCGGCGAGTCGGGTCACGGCCCCCGATTTCGAGAGCGGGCCGCCGCGCTCGAGGCACCGCGGCACTGCGAGGAGTTCGCCGACCCGCGCTATATCCTGCGGTGTCTCGAGCCGGGGTGTGACTGGCGCGCGAAGCGCCACCGGGCGTCGAAGCCGGTCAAATCGCCCGGCGGCTACCGTTGTGGGGCCTGTGGCGGGTCCTACGAGGTCGAACACGTCGACAGCGGTCGGACGTGGACGACCGCGGGCGGCTACGGCGGCGCGAAGGCGGCGCTGGGCGACGACTGGTAG
- a CDS encoding cupin domain-containing protein, giving the protein MGQRDDSELTPKDLAHKHLPEQTMYKVQTPEAHGADSEGVRHSPLIIRTNEFRLLYFELEPSGRIDWHTHVPGLDEVNLCLEGRARYTLEREDGSHQTIEIGPMEFVYVPGGARHKIEAIGEQPHRSLSAAKFGTAARLEDLEDVPETEETDADGPEWQDALFVDRKRDEVVAKDDTLVSK; this is encoded by the coding sequence ATGGGTCAGAGAGACGACTCGGAGCTGACACCGAAAGACCTCGCTCACAAGCACCTCCCCGAGCAAACGATGTACAAGGTACAGACGCCGGAGGCCCACGGCGCGGATTCCGAGGGCGTACGGCACTCGCCACTGATCATCAGGACGAACGAGTTCCGACTGCTCTACTTCGAACTCGAGCCGTCCGGACGGATCGACTGGCACACGCACGTTCCCGGACTCGACGAAGTAAACCTCTGTCTCGAGGGGCGAGCCAGATACACACTCGAACGAGAGGACGGGAGCCATCAAACCATCGAGATCGGCCCGATGGAGTTCGTCTACGTCCCCGGAGGTGCCCGACACAAAATCGAAGCGATTGGCGAGCAGCCCCACCGATCGCTGTCGGCCGCCAAATTCGGTACTGCCGCCAGGCTAGAGGACCTCGAAGACGTGCCAGAAACCGAGGAGACAGACGCCGACGGTCCCGAGTGGCAGGACGCGCTCTTCGTCGACCGCAAACGTGACGAAGTGGTCGCCAAAGACGACACCCTCGTCTCGAAATAG
- a CDS encoding poly-gamma-glutamate hydrolase family protein, giving the protein MSDPMLTTRPVARTATGHCTELLYDDGANDDVLVCAAHGGGVEPGTGEQALELATRLPDASCWACLGYDEEDAFEAWHPPSSAIEPADYPLLSAIAGRGFETVISLHGLADDRIVVGGGIDAAVKRRVRRRLEDVVSPPVEAASDGPYAGVSPANFVNWLADGDRGGLQLEQGPAVRDGEREAVVAALEALVEDGGCRPD; this is encoded by the coding sequence GTGTCGGACCCGATGCTCACGACGCGGCCCGTAGCGCGAACCGCGACGGGACACTGTACGGAACTGCTGTACGACGACGGCGCGAACGACGACGTGTTGGTCTGTGCGGCCCACGGCGGCGGGGTCGAGCCGGGGACCGGAGAGCAAGCCCTCGAACTCGCGACCCGGCTGCCCGACGCCAGTTGTTGGGCCTGCCTCGGCTACGACGAGGAGGACGCGTTCGAGGCGTGGCATCCGCCCTCGTCGGCCATCGAACCGGCCGACTACCCGCTGTTGTCGGCGATCGCCGGCCGCGGCTTCGAGACCGTCATCAGCCTCCACGGGCTCGCCGACGATCGGATCGTCGTCGGCGGCGGGATCGACGCCGCCGTCAAGCGACGCGTGCGCCGCCGCCTCGAGGACGTGGTCTCTCCCCCCGTCGAGGCGGCGTCGGACGGTCCCTACGCCGGCGTCAGTCCGGCCAACTTCGTCAACTGGCTCGCCGACGGGGACCGGGGCGGGCTCCAGCTCGAGCAGGGGCCCGCGGTCCGCGACGGCGAGCGCGAGGCGGTCGTCGCCGCGCTCGAGGCCCTCGTCGAAGACGGCGGCTGTCGACCGGACTGA
- a CDS encoding HFX_2341 family transcriptional regulator domain-containing protein, translating into MEVVKRVHVVPLGYEFDRIIEPIRDQRADLVYLLEDEGVGERGTSAADRGVEERNATAAADYHEELRAELESIVPEVRTRECDLTDVYAVLGDVTTIADVHAEDQVYVNVSGAGTIPAIGATIACMDVSTDAHAYYVEPAEYGHDGTREPISFGLDEIEEVPTYPIESPTRDQVAIMEFLAEPSAWEGFHDDRTAPPKKKDLIEYARDRDLAFMADRRSPDERAGEDKGAFRVLDSRVLEPLAEDGYVTIESVGRRRVVELTERGENAYRAFRHKLMDEGGELR; encoded by the coding sequence ATGGAGGTCGTCAAGCGAGTTCACGTGGTCCCGCTTGGCTACGAGTTCGACCGGATCATCGAGCCGATCCGGGACCAGCGGGCGGATCTGGTCTACCTGCTCGAGGACGAGGGGGTCGGCGAGCGGGGAACGAGCGCGGCGGACCGCGGCGTCGAAGAGCGAAACGCGACGGCGGCGGCCGACTACCACGAGGAACTCCGCGCGGAACTCGAGTCGATCGTCCCCGAGGTACGGACCCGGGAGTGTGACCTGACGGACGTCTACGCCGTTCTCGGAGACGTGACGACGATCGCGGACGTCCACGCCGAGGATCAGGTGTACGTCAACGTCTCCGGCGCGGGGACGATCCCGGCGATCGGCGCGACCATCGCGTGCATGGACGTCTCGACGGACGCCCACGCCTACTACGTCGAACCCGCCGAGTACGGCCACGACGGGACTCGCGAGCCGATCTCGTTCGGCCTCGACGAGATCGAGGAGGTCCCCACTTACCCCATCGAGTCGCCGACCCGCGACCAGGTCGCGATCATGGAGTTCCTCGCCGAGCCGAGCGCGTGGGAGGGGTTTCACGACGATCGGACCGCCCCGCCGAAGAAGAAAGACCTCATCGAGTACGCGCGGGATCGGGACCTCGCCTTCATGGCCGATCGGCGCTCGCCCGACGAGCGCGCCGGCGAGGACAAGGGGGCCTTCCGCGTCCTCGACAGCCGCGTCCTCGAGCCGCTCGCCGAGGACGGCTACGTCACGATCGAGTCGGTCGGTCGCCGGCGCGTCGTCGAGTTGACCGAACGCGGCGAGAACGCCTACCGGGCGTTCCGCCACAAGCTCATGGACGAGGGCGGCGAACTCCGGTAG
- a CDS encoding type I 3-dehydroquinate dehydratase, protein MSLRFDSFVLAASTADLADEPAARDHADAIEFRMDLADDPLAALESYDGELPILATNRAAWEGGEWDGTDEDRLETLAEATALEGVEAIDVELESILEGEAEGLLETARERGVSIVASAHDFEGMPPRNEMVRTLTEAGKYADVAKLAVTAESKADALALLSATEQLTAHGDAVATMAMGEVGSHTRAVAPVYGSKIGYAPVDPEAATAPGQYDLETLAELVGRLV, encoded by the coding sequence ATGAGCCTTCGATTCGATTCGTTCGTCCTCGCGGCGTCGACGGCCGATCTCGCCGACGAACCCGCGGCCCGCGACCACGCCGACGCGATCGAGTTCCGGATGGACCTGGCCGACGACCCCCTCGCCGCCCTCGAGTCCTACGACGGCGAGTTGCCGATCCTCGCGACCAACCGCGCCGCGTGGGAGGGCGGCGAGTGGGACGGAACCGACGAGGATCGACTCGAGACGCTTGCCGAAGCGACCGCGCTCGAGGGCGTCGAAGCGATCGACGTCGAACTCGAGTCGATCCTCGAGGGCGAGGCCGAGGGGCTGCTCGAGACGGCCCGCGAGCGTGGCGTCTCGATCGTCGCGTCGGCCCACGACTTCGAGGGGATGCCACCTCGGAACGAGATGGTCCGGACGCTGACCGAGGCGGGCAAGTACGCCGACGTGGCGAAGTTGGCGGTGACCGCGGAATCGAAGGCGGACGCGCTCGCGCTGCTGTCGGCGACCGAGCAATTGACCGCTCACGGGGATGCCGTCGCGACGATGGCGATGGGCGAGGTCGGAAGCCACACGCGTGCCGTGGCACCGGTGTACGGGTCGAAGATCGGGTATGCGCCCGTCGATCCCGAAGCGGCGACTGCGCCGGGACAGTACGACCTCGAGACGCTCGCGGAGCTGGTCGGTCGACTCGTCTGA
- a CDS encoding cation diffusion facilitator family transporter, protein MGHNESTRARDSSSHAGHDHDHGHGGGSTSSRKLAAVSVVNVVGFLVELAGGLAFGSVALVSDAVHMLFDALAYVMAFAAARVAEGYGNGDRWSYGLHRLEPFAAFLNGLLLLPMVGFILWESYQRFLEPVAIGTGPTIAIAVGGLLINVGSVYILHDDAMSLNEKGAFYHLLGDAGGSIAVIVSVLVIEVTGVRVVDPITAGLIAAVVAWSAVRVLRGSGAIFFLKTPLASEAIRADLEAIDGVDRVDDFHAWQICSRITVATVHVETGVETMAEAEAVVGRVHDELAGHGVDHATVELSPRYADRDVHLDTHCH, encoded by the coding sequence ATGGGTCACAACGAGTCGACCCGCGCTCGCGACTCGAGTTCACACGCGGGTCACGACCACGATCACGGCCACGGCGGCGGTTCCACGAGCAGTCGCAAACTCGCCGCCGTCTCCGTCGTCAACGTCGTCGGTTTCCTCGTCGAACTCGCGGGCGGGCTGGCGTTCGGCTCGGTCGCGCTCGTCAGCGACGCCGTCCACATGCTGTTCGACGCGCTGGCGTACGTGATGGCCTTCGCCGCGGCCCGCGTCGCCGAGGGGTACGGCAACGGCGACCGCTGGTCCTACGGGCTCCACCGCCTCGAGCCGTTCGCCGCGTTCCTGAACGGCCTGCTCCTCCTGCCGATGGTCGGCTTCATTCTCTGGGAGTCCTATCAGCGGTTCCTCGAACCGGTCGCCATCGGGACCGGCCCGACGATCGCCATCGCCGTCGGCGGCCTGCTGATCAACGTCGGCTCGGTCTATATCCTCCACGACGACGCGATGAGCCTCAACGAGAAGGGCGCGTTCTACCACCTGCTGGGCGACGCCGGCGGCTCGATCGCCGTCATCGTCTCCGTCCTCGTGATCGAGGTCACCGGGGTCCGCGTCGTCGACCCCATCACCGCGGGGCTGATCGCGGCCGTGGTCGCGTGGTCGGCGGTTCGGGTCCTGCGGGGCAGCGGCGCGATCTTCTTCCTCAAGACGCCGCTGGCGAGCGAGGCGATCCGGGCGGACCTCGAGGCGATCGACGGCGTCGACCGCGTCGACGACTTCCACGCGTGGCAGATCTGCAGTCGGATCACGGTCGCGACGGTCCACGTCGAGACCGGCGTCGAGACGATGGCCGAGGCCGAGGCGGTCGTCGGGCGGGTCCACGACGAACTCGCCGGCCACGGCGTCGATCACGCCACTGTCGAACTGAGTCCGCGCTATGCCGACCGGGACGTGCATCTGGACACGCACTGTCACTGA
- the yjjX gene encoding inosine/xanthosine triphosphatase: MEIAVGSTNPVKVDAVERTVERDEPTVRAVDVDSGVSEQPRSIAETVTGAENRARRALEATGADYGVGLEGGIARLEGAPGLSLIMWGAVTDGDRLERGAGPTIRLPDDVAARLEDGRELGPVMDELLGTEGLAEGAGAVGVFTDRLTDRTAALEQAVACSFGPFLTKYYDADS, encoded by the coding sequence ATGGAGATCGCAGTCGGGAGTACGAACCCGGTCAAGGTCGACGCGGTCGAACGGACCGTCGAGCGAGACGAACCGACCGTCCGCGCGGTCGACGTCGACTCCGGCGTGAGCGAACAGCCTCGGTCGATCGCCGAGACGGTCACGGGCGCGGAGAACCGCGCCCGACGGGCGCTCGAGGCGACCGGGGCCGATTACGGCGTCGGCCTCGAAGGCGGGATCGCGCGACTCGAGGGGGCCCCGGGCCTCTCGCTGATCATGTGGGGCGCGGTCACCGACGGCGATCGGTTGGAACGCGGTGCCGGCCCGACGATCCGCCTTCCGGACGACGTCGCGGCGCGACTCGAGGACGGCCGGGAGCTGGGGCCGGTGATGGACGAACTGCTCGGCACCGAGGGGCTCGCCGAAGGGGCGGGAGCGGTCGGCGTCTTCACGGATCGGCTCACCGACCGGACGGCGGCGCTCGAGCAGGCGGTTGCATGTTCGTTTGGCCCGTTCCTAACAAAGTATTACGACGCCGACTCCTGA